Proteins found in one Sorghum bicolor cultivar BTx623 chromosome 1, Sorghum_bicolor_NCBIv3, whole genome shotgun sequence genomic segment:
- the LOC110431692 gene encoding branched-chain amino acid aminotransferase 2, chloroplastic-like: MEFGVASHGAVLAAAPLVARPTWLLLSPPPPASCIQIQNRLYSISSLPLKAGPVRACRASLASSYTQTTETVDLDWENLGFGIVQTDYMYIAKCGTDGNFSEGELVPFGPIALSPSSGVLNYGQGLFEGLKAYRKTDGSILLFRPEENAQRMQTGAERMCMPAPSVEQFIDAVKQTVLANKRWIPPTGKGSLYIRPLLMGSGTVLGLAPAPEYTFIIFVSPVGNYFKEGLAPINLIVEDKFHRATPGGTGGVKTIGNYASVLMAQKIAKEKGYSDVLYLDAVHKKYLEEVSSCNIFVVKGNVISTPAVKGTILPGITRKSIIDVALSKGFQVEERLVSVDELLDADEVFCTGTAVVVSPVGSITYQGKRVEYGHQGVGVVSQQLYTSLTSLQMGQTEDWMGWTVQLN, from the exons ATGGAATTCGGCGTCGCCTCTCACGGCGCCGTCCTCGCCGCCGCGCCGCTCGTCGCACGGCCGACCTGGCTCCTCCtctcgccgccgccaccggcgtCGTGTATTCAG ATTCAGAATCGTCTTTATTCGATCTCGTCACTCCCACTAAAGGCTGGACCTGTAAGGGCATGCAGAGCTTCTTTAGCAAGCAGCTACAC GCAGACAACTGAAACAGTTGATTTGGACTGGGAGAACCTGGGTTTTGGAATTGTGCAAACTGATTATATGTATATTGCAAAGTGCGGGACGGATGGGAACTTTTCTGAGGGTGAACTGGTGCCTTTTGGACCTATAGCGCTGAGTCCATCTTCTGGAGTCCTAAATTATGGACAG GGATTGTTTGAGGGCCTAAAGGCGTATAGGAAAACTGATGGATCCATCCTATTATTTCGCCCAGAGGAAAATGCTCAGAGGATGCAAACAGGTGCTGAGAGGATGTGCATGCCTGCACCTTCTGTCGAACAGTTTATTGATGCAGTAAAACAAACCGTTCTAGCAAATAAGAGATGG ATTCCTCCTACTGGTAAAGGTTCTTTGTATATTAGGCCCTTACTTATGGGAAGCGGTACTGTTCTTGGTCTTGCACCTGCTCCTGAGTATACATTCATTATATTTGTCTCTCCTGTTGGGAACTACTTTAAG GAAGGTTTAGCACCGATAAATTTGATAGTTGAAGACAAGTTCCATCGTGCTACTCCTGGTGGTACTGGAGGTGTGAAGACCATAGGAAATTATGCTTCG GTGTTGATGGCACAGAAAATTGCAAAGGAAAAGGGCTATTCTGATGTCCTCTACTTGGATGCTGTTCACAAGAAGTACCTTGAAGAAGTTTCTtcatgtaatatttttgttGTCAAG GGCAATGTTATTTCTACCCCGGCAGTAAAAGGAACAATATTACCTGGTATCACAAGGAAAAGTATAATTGATGTTGCTTTGAGTAAGGGCTTCCAG GTTGAGGAGCGACTTGTTTCAGTGGATGAACTGCTTGATGCTGATGAAGTATTCTGCACAGGAACCGCTGTTGTCGTGTCTCCTGTTGGGAGTATTACATATCAAGGGAAAAG AGTGGAATACGGCCACCAAGGTGTTGGCGTTGTGTCGCAGCAGCTGTACACTTCACTGACGAGTCTTCAGATGGGTCAAACCGAGGACTGGATGGGCTGGACTGTGCAACTGAATTAA